GATGCGCTCGTCATTGGGCAAGTTGTAGGCGGCCGTCTGCACGGCCATGTTGCCGTCGCCGGCGCCATACACCTGGTTGACCACCACCATCGGCGCCAGCGCGCCCACTTTCGGGTTGCGGTACTGGGCGTCGAGCGGCAGGTTGTCTTCCAGCTCCTGCATGTGCTTGGCGAAGAAGTTGAGCTTTTGCGTCTCGGCCTGGTCGCGGATGTTCACGTAGGCTTCGAACGCGGCCTTGTAGCCGAACAGCTCATCGTTATACGTTTCATACGGGCCGATGGTGATGTCGACGGGCGAATCGAGGTCCATCCAGGCGAAGTCGGACGGCAGATAGTCGTTGTCGAGGAAAGCCTTGGCGCGCAGGGTGAGGAATTTCTTCAGCGATGCATTGTCCGTGGCGGCCGCCGCTTCATCGAGCAATTTGGCCAGCTGTTTCAGCTCCACCTTGTATTCGTCCGAATACTTGACGGTCTGGTATTTGCCATCCTTGCCCGCGCGAATCGTCGTGAAGAACCATTGCGCCTGCTGCTTGTCCTCTGGCGACAAGCCATTCATCCACGTTTCCAGGCTGGCCTTGGTGGCGCCCTGCGGATAGAAGTTGCCCGCTTCCGGCTTGTGCGCGGGAATGGCGATGCCCGCATAGCTGGCCGGCATGAACGAGGCGTGCGCGTCGAGCACCGACCATGGCCCCTTGTTGATCCAGAAATAATTCAGGCGGGCCTGACCCAGGGCCGACTTGTCCTTCTTCAAGGCCGCCCACAGCGCTTCATTGCCGGACCAGCGCTGGCGCAGCTGCAGCACGTCGACCAGCTTGGCCGCTTCGACCAGCTTGGCGATGGCCTGGCGGTCGCCCGCGGACAGGTGGGTGACGTCGGCCGTCAGCGCGACGGGGGCGTAGCGGGCGCTCATGGCCGTCAGTTGTTGCGCGGTGGCCGGGGTGGCTGGCGCGGCCGCTGGCGTTGTTGCGCAGGCACTGCCGACGGCGGCGGCCATCAGCAGGGGAATCAGGAGTTTTTTCATGGGGCCTCGGTTAAATTCTGGGGTCAGACCCGGCGGGTCTGACCCCAAGTGAGGCAAATTGTAATCCACCAATGCCCCCGCCTGCAGCGCTGGCTTACCAGACCTTGTACACCTGCCCCGTCTGCGCCCCTTCCACGCTGCGGCTGTAGGCGAGCGCCACGCGGCTGGCGGCGGCCGGCTCGAAGCCGTAGAAGAAGGGGCCGTACGACTCCAGCGATTCGGCCAGCACCGTCGGGCTGACGACATTGATGCGCACGCCGCGCGCAAGCTCGATGGCGGCGCCCCTGACAAAACCTTCCACGGCCGCATTGGTCATGCTGGCGGCCGTGCCGAAGCGGATCGGCTGGTCGGCCACGATGCCGCTGGTCAAGGTAATCGAACCGCCGTCGTTCAGGTATTCCTGCGCTACCAGCGCCACGTTGACCTGGCCCATCAGCTTGCTGTCCAGGCCCAGGCGGAATTGCTCGGGCGTAAATTCGCTCAGCGGGCCGAAATGCAGCTTGCCGGCCGTGACGACGACGGCATCGACCTTGCCGATGCGCTTGAACAGGGCGCGCACTTGCGCGATGTCGCCCATGTCGGCCTGGTGCGTGCCGCTGCGGCTGCCCACTTCGATGATTTCATGGCGTTGCGCCAGTTGGGCGGCGACGGCCGTGCCGATGGTGCCGCTGGCGCCGATGATGACGATTTTCATGCTGCTTCCTTGTGTGGGTTGAACGATGGAGCCAGTATGCGCCGCTTACAAAAAGGAATAAATACGCTAGAATTTACAAGATTACTAATCTATAGTTTGCAATCGGGAAGCCATGGATAA
This window of the Janthinobacterium agaricidamnosum genome carries:
- a CDS encoding short chain dehydrogenase, which translates into the protein MKIVIIGASGTIGTAVAAQLAQRHEIIEVGSRSGTHQADMGDIAQVRALFKRIGKVDAVVVTAGKLHFGPLSEFTPEQFRLGLDSKLMGQVNVALVAQEYLNDGGSITLTSGIVADQPIRFGTAASMTNAAVEGFVRGAAIELARGVRINVVSPTVLAESLESYGPFFYGFEPAAASRVALAYSRSVEGAQTGQVYKVW
- a CDS encoding dipeptidyl-peptidase 3 family protein, with translation MKKLLIPLLMAAAVGSACATTPAAAPATPATAQQLTAMSARYAPVALTADVTHLSAGDRQAIAKLVEAAKLVDVLQLRQRWSGNEALWAALKKDKSALGQARLNYFWINKGPWSVLDAHASFMPASYAGIAIPAHKPEAGNFYPQGATKASLETWMNGLSPEDKQQAQWFFTTIRAGKDGKYQTVKYSDEYKVELKQLAKLLDEAAAATDNASLKKFLTLRAKAFLDNDYLPSDFAWMDLDSPVDITIGPYETYNDELFGYKAAFEAYVNIRDQAETQKLNFFAKHMQELEDNLPLDAQYRNPKVGALAPMVVVNQVYGAGDGNMAVQTAAYNLPNDERIISARGSKRVMLKNVQEAKFKATLTPISKLVLTPEAQQDVDFNSFFTHILAHEIMHGLGPHATVVDGKPSTPRQDLKEAYSTIEEAKADITGLFALRYMMDKGQLNDTLGQGEAAERKLYNTFLASGFRTLHFGLTDSHARGMAIQMNYILDKGGFVSLGDGKFGVDFAKIKQAVIDLDREFLTIEATGDYARAQAMMTKYVVIRPEVQVALDKMKAVPNDIRPEFVTARALDKAAKK